From the Rhodoferax sp. WC2427 genome, one window contains:
- a CDS encoding NAD(P)/FAD-dependent oxidoreductase, which yields MVETGAVVIGAGPVGLFQVFQLGLLEVPVQVIDALPHAGGQCMELYPDKPIYDIPGTPATSGRALAASLLQQIQPFHTPFHLGQQVSRIEKQADGRFLVQTDQGAQFLAPVVIIAAGVGAFQPRRLKLEGIERFEGGQLRYHAAPATVTGQDVVVNGGDEAALHCALQLADLDAKSVTLLHRRDVLQAPMADIAEMQMLVAAGRMRFMVGQITGFGMAEGRLARLEVSDVDAALHQLPVDALSVFLGLSPKLGPVADWGLAMERKQLQVDTARFETSVPGIFAVGDINTYPGKQKLIVCGFHEATLAAYAAAPRVFPEKKIPFQYTTTSPRLHKLLGVETPG from the coding sequence TTGGTAGAGACCGGGGCCGTCGTCATCGGCGCGGGCCCGGTTGGCCTGTTTCAAGTGTTCCAGCTCGGCCTGCTGGAAGTTCCCGTGCAGGTGATCGACGCGCTGCCCCATGCGGGCGGCCAGTGCATGGAACTGTACCCCGACAAGCCCATTTACGACATCCCCGGCACGCCCGCCACCTCCGGGCGGGCGCTGGCGGCTTCGCTGCTCCAGCAAATCCAGCCGTTCCACACGCCTTTCCACCTTGGCCAGCAGGTCAGCCGCATTGAAAAGCAGGCCGATGGCCGTTTTCTGGTCCAGACCGACCAGGGTGCACAGTTCCTAGCGCCGGTGGTGATCATCGCCGCCGGTGTGGGTGCATTCCAGCCCCGGCGCTTGAAACTCGAGGGCATCGAGAGATTTGAAGGCGGGCAACTGCGCTACCACGCAGCACCCGCCACGGTGACCGGGCAGGACGTGGTGGTGAACGGCGGCGACGAGGCGGCCCTGCACTGCGCCCTGCAACTGGCCGACCTGGATGCCAAAAGTGTCACCCTGCTGCACCGCCGCGACGTGCTGCAAGCTCCCATGGCCGATATTGCCGAGATGCAGATGCTGGTGGCGGCTGGGCGCATGCGTTTCATGGTGGGGCAGATCACGGGCTTTGGCATGGCAGAAGGCCGCCTGGCCCGCCTGGAAGTCAGCGACGTGGATGCGGCGTTACACCAGTTGCCGGTGGACGCCCTGAGCGTCTTCCTGGGCCTGTCGCCCAAGTTGGGCCCGGTGGCAGACTGGGGCTTGGCGATGGAGCGCAAGCAGTTGCAGGTGGATACAGCCCGGTTTGAAACCAGCGTGCCCGGCATCTTTGCCGTGGGCGATATCAATACCTACCCGGGCAAGCAAAAGCTGATTGTGTGTGGCTTCCACGAAGCCACCTTGGCGGCGTATGCGGCGGCACCGCGGGTGTTTCCGGAAAAGAAGATTCCGTTCCAGTACACCACCACCTCCCCTCGGCTGCACAAGCTGCTAGGGGTGGAGACACCCGGCTAA
- a CDS encoding peptidylprolyl isomerase, translated as MTFSNSKRTLLLACALWVSHGAFAADAPQFKFATSLGDFVVELNPEKAPKTVENFVQYAKDKHYEGTVFHRVIYGFMVQGGGFSADMKEKTTRPPVPLEANNGLKNDRGTIAMARTGNPNSATAQFFINVKDNANLNAPLPDGYGYTVFGKVVSGMDVVDKIRTVPTGNKGPFQNVPLTPVSIQSVTLVK; from the coding sequence ATGACCTTTTCCAACTCCAAACGCACTCTACTGCTGGCCTGCGCCCTGTGGGTATCCCATGGCGCCTTTGCCGCCGATGCGCCGCAGTTCAAGTTCGCCACTTCGCTGGGTGACTTCGTGGTTGAACTCAACCCCGAAAAAGCACCCAAGACGGTAGAGAATTTTGTGCAATACGCCAAAGACAAGCACTATGAAGGCACGGTGTTCCACCGCGTGATCTACGGCTTCATGGTGCAAGGTGGCGGGTTTTCCGCCGACATGAAGGAAAAGACCACCCGACCGCCGGTGCCTTTGGAAGCCAATAACGGCCTGAAAAACGACCGTGGCACCATCGCCATGGCACGTACCGGCAACCCGAATTCGGCCACCGCGCAGTTCTTCATCAACGTGAAGGACAACGCCAACCTGAACGCGCCCTTGCCCGATGGCTACGGCTATACCGTGTTTGGCAAAGTCGTCAGCGGCATGGACGTGGTGGACAAGATCCGCACGGTACCTACCGGCAACAAAGGCCCGTTCCAGAACGTCCCGCTGACCCCGGTCAGCATCCAATCCGTCACCCTCGTTAAATAA
- the cysS gene encoding cysteine--tRNA ligase, with protein sequence MSLRIYNTLSRATEEFSPIEPGHVRMYVCGMTIYDLCHIGHARMMMAFDVVQRWLKVSGLRVTYVRNITDIDDKIIARAVQRGITIRALTDEMTLAMHQDIGLLGIQPPTIEPRATEYVAQMLNLIGTLEHKGLAYRTPQGDVNFAVRKFPGYGQLSGKSLDELHAGERVAVLDGKDDPLDFVLWKAAKPTEPADAIWPSDFGPGRPGWHIECSAMSCQTLGESFDIHGGGADLQFPHHENEIAQSEGASGKPLARFWVHNGFVRVDNEKMSKSLGNFFTIRDVLQKYDAETLRFFLVRTHYRSPLNYSDAHLDDARTALKRLYTALSLVEPAVPAAIDWTQPFAARFQAAMDEDFGTPEALAVLFDLATEVNRTQSAAMAGLLQALGGTLGLLQGSAKAFLQAGAGLDDAAILALIGQRAEAKAARNFAEADRIRQHLLAQGIALKDAASGTTWEAA encoded by the coding sequence ATGAGTTTGCGCATTTACAACACGCTATCGCGTGCCACCGAAGAGTTTTCCCCTATCGAGCCCGGCCATGTGCGCATGTACGTGTGCGGCATGACGATCTACGACCTGTGCCACATCGGCCACGCCCGCATGATGATGGCGTTTGACGTGGTGCAGCGCTGGCTCAAGGTCAGCGGCCTGCGCGTGACCTATGTGCGCAACATCACCGACATTGACGACAAGATCATTGCCCGCGCGGTGCAGCGCGGCATCACCATCCGCGCGCTGACCGACGAGATGACCCTGGCCATGCACCAGGACATCGGCCTGCTCGGCATCCAGCCGCCGACGATCGAGCCCCGGGCCACCGAATACGTGGCGCAGATGCTGAACCTGATTGGCACGCTGGAGCACAAGGGCCTGGCCTACCGCACGCCGCAGGGCGATGTGAACTTTGCCGTGCGCAAATTTCCCGGCTATGGCCAGCTCTCGGGTAAGTCGCTGGACGAGTTGCACGCTGGTGAGCGCGTGGCGGTGCTGGACGGCAAGGACGACCCGCTGGACTTTGTGCTGTGGAAAGCCGCCAAACCCACCGAGCCCGCCGATGCCATCTGGCCCAGCGACTTTGGCCCCGGCCGCCCCGGCTGGCACATCGAGTGCTCGGCCATGTCCTGCCAGACCCTGGGCGAGAGCTTTGACATCCACGGTGGCGGCGCCGACCTGCAGTTTCCGCACCACGAGAACGAAATCGCCCAGAGCGAGGGCGCGTCCGGCAAGCCTTTGGCGCGCTTCTGGGTGCACAACGGCTTTGTGCGGGTAGACAACGAAAAGATGTCCAAGAGCCTTGGCAACTTCTTCACCATCCGCGACGTGCTGCAGAAATATGACGCGGAAACCCTGCGCTTCTTCCTGGTGCGCACCCACTACCGCAGCCCGCTGAACTACAGCGACGCGCATCTGGACGATGCCCGCACCGCCTTGAAGCGTCTGTACACGGCATTGAGCCTGGTCGAACCCGCCGTGCCCGCCGCTATCGACTGGACCCAGCCCTTCGCCGCCCGCTTTCAGGCCGCCATGGACGAAGACTTTGGCACGCCCGAAGCCTTGGCCGTGTTGTTTGACCTGGCCACCGAGGTCAACCGCACCCAATCCGCCGCGATGGCCGGACTGCTGCAGGCCCTGGGCGGCACGCTGGGTTTGCTGCAAGGCAGCGCCAAGGCATTTCTGCAAGCGGGTGCCGGGCTCGACGATGCGGCCATACTGGCCCTGATCGGCCAGCGCGCCGAGGCCAAGGCCGCCCGCAACTTCGCCGAGGCCGACCGTATCCGCCAGCACCTGCTGGCCCAGGGCATCGCCCTCAAGGACGCAGCCAGCGGTACGACCTGGGAAGCGGCATGA
- a CDS encoding UDP-2,3-diacylglucosamine diphosphatase codes for MTPTVPPVAELIAPSHWRTVACISDLHLQASEPATFDAWQRSMASTTADAVFILGDLFEVWVGDDILDTDPAGFDAACVQVLRDTARQRPVYFMPGNRDFLVGRACLDACGVTLLDDPLALQFAGQRWLLSHGDALCLDDVDYLQFRAVVRSPQWQQDFLAKPLAERQHIARGIRSQSESRKRSGAVYADVDTAAAVAWLQAAHATTLVHGHTHRPAQHDLGHGLQRWVLTDWDASAQPARGEWLTLSADGVQRKALDALQA; via the coding sequence ATGACCCCGACCGTGCCCCCGGTGGCGGAGCTGATCGCTCCCTCCCACTGGCGCACGGTCGCTTGCATTTCAGACCTGCATCTGCAGGCCAGCGAGCCCGCCACATTCGATGCCTGGCAGCGCAGCATGGCAAGCACGACGGCAGATGCGGTGTTCATCCTGGGCGATCTGTTTGAAGTCTGGGTCGGCGACGACATACTGGATACCGATCCCGCCGGTTTCGATGCCGCCTGCGTGCAGGTGCTGCGCGACACCGCACGCCAGCGCCCGGTGTACTTCATGCCCGGCAACCGTGACTTTCTAGTCGGCCGCGCCTGCCTGGATGCCTGCGGTGTCACCCTGCTGGACGACCCTTTGGCGCTGCAATTCGCCGGGCAACGCTGGCTGCTGAGCCATGGCGACGCGCTGTGCCTGGACGATGTGGACTACCTGCAGTTTCGCGCTGTGGTGCGCAGCCCGCAGTGGCAACAGGATTTTCTGGCCAAGCCCCTGGCCGAGCGCCAGCACATCGCCCGGGGCATCCGCAGCCAGAGCGAAAGCCGCAAACGCAGCGGCGCTGTCTATGCCGATGTGGACACTGCTGCCGCTGTAGCCTGGCTGCAAGCCGCCCACGCCACCACCCTGGTCCACGGCCATACCCACCGCCCGGCCCAGCACGATCTGGGCCACGGCCTGCAACGCTGGGTGCTGACCGACTGGGATGCCAGCGCGCAGCCAGCCCGCGGCGAATGGCTGACCCTGTCGGCTGACGGTGTGCAGCGCAAGGCCCTGGACGCCCTGCAAGCTTAA
- the fdxA gene encoding ferredoxin FdxA — MTHVVSEACIKCKYTDCVDVCPVDCFREGPNMLVIDPDECIDCAVCIPECPANAIYAEEDMPADQLAFIQLNVELARAQGWKSITKRKPALADADDWKDVMPKIQLLER; from the coding sequence ATGACCCACGTTGTCTCTGAAGCCTGCATCAAATGCAAATACACCGATTGTGTGGACGTGTGCCCCGTGGACTGCTTCCGCGAAGGCCCGAACATGCTGGTCATCGACCCCGATGAATGCATCGACTGCGCAGTCTGCATCCCCGAGTGCCCGGCCAACGCCATCTATGCCGAAGAAGACATGCCTGCCGACCAGCTGGCCTTCATCCAGCTCAACGTCGAGCTGGCCCGCGCCCAGGGCTGGAAGAGCATCACCAAACGCAAACCCGCGCTGGCCGACGCCGACGACTGGAAAGACGTGATGCCCAAAATCCAGTTGCTGGAGCGTTAA
- a CDS encoding peptidylprolyl isomerase: MSNPKVELHIANRGVITLELDAEKAPKSVANFLAYVAKGHYDNTVFHRVIPGFMIQGGGFEPGMKQKSSDKPIDNEANNGLKNDNYTVAMARTNDPHSATAQFFINVANNGFLNHTAISSSGWGYAVFGKVVSGTEVVDGIKAVKTGNKGGHGDVPVEDVIIEKAVAI, encoded by the coding sequence ATGAGCAACCCTAAAGTCGAACTCCACATTGCCAACCGCGGCGTGATCACCCTGGAACTGGACGCTGAAAAAGCCCCTAAGTCGGTCGCCAACTTCCTGGCCTACGTGGCCAAGGGCCATTACGACAACACCGTGTTCCACCGCGTCATCCCCGGCTTCATGATCCAGGGCGGCGGTTTTGAGCCCGGCATGAAGCAAAAGAGCAGCGACAAGCCCATCGACAACGAAGCCAACAATGGCCTGAAGAACGACAACTACACCGTCGCCATGGCCCGCACCAACGACCCGCACTCGGCTACCGCGCAGTTCTTTATCAACGTGGCCAACAACGGCTTCCTGAACCACACCGCGATTTCTTCGTCGGGCTGGGGCTATGCCGTGTTCGGCAAAGTCGTGTCGGGCACCGAAGTGGTCGATGGCATCAAAGCCGTCAAGACCGGCAACAAGGGCGGCCACGGTGACGTGCCTGTCGAAGACGTGATCATCGAAAAAGCCGTCGCGATCTAA
- a CDS encoding DNA-3-methyladenine glycosylase has protein sequence MVAPKVIATAAAGNAAVFTPAYWTEARKHLVKKDRVMKRLIPQFGDVCLETRGDAFTTLARSVVGQQISVKAAQTVWGKFVKLPEQMAPQNVLKLKVDDMRAAGLSARKVEYLVDLALHFDAGKLHVQAWEEMDDEAIIAELVAIRGIGRWTAEMFLIFHMMRPNVLPLDDVGLINGISQNYFSGDPVSRSEAREVAAAWAPFCSVATWYIWRSLAPVPAPDVPK, from the coding sequence GTGGTAGCTCCTAAAGTTATAGCAACTGCCGCGGCAGGCAATGCGGCAGTGTTCACCCCGGCCTATTGGACCGAGGCGCGCAAACACCTGGTCAAAAAAGACCGGGTGATGAAGCGCCTGATCCCGCAGTTCGGCGACGTATGTCTGGAGACCCGTGGCGACGCGTTCACCACGCTGGCGCGCAGCGTGGTGGGCCAGCAGATTTCGGTCAAGGCTGCGCAAACCGTCTGGGGCAAGTTTGTGAAACTGCCCGAGCAGATGGCGCCGCAAAACGTGCTCAAGCTCAAGGTGGACGACATGCGCGCCGCAGGCCTGAGCGCCCGCAAGGTCGAATACCTGGTCGATCTGGCCCTGCACTTTGACGCGGGCAAGCTGCACGTGCAGGCCTGGGAAGAGATGGACGACGAGGCCATCATTGCCGAGCTGGTGGCGATCCGCGGCATTGGCCGCTGGACGGCCGAGATGTTTTTGATCTTCCACATGATGCGGCCCAATGTGCTGCCGCTGGACGACGTGGGCCTGATCAACGGCATCAGTCAGAACTACTTTTCCGGCGATCCGGTCAGCCGCAGCGAGGCGCGCGAAGTGGCGGCTGCCTGGGCGCCGTTTTGCAGCGTGGCAACTTGGTATATTTGGCGGTCTTTGGCACCCGTGCCTGCGCCGGATGTACCGAAATAA
- a CDS encoding tetratricopeptide repeat protein, giving the protein MSHSLPRLSVVLRLLAASVLVASATVHADDYGDVSQLLKTGKLAEAQAKVDLYLTVKPKDPQMRFLKSAVQSAAGQPADAITTLTALTQEFPELPEPYNNLAVLYASQNQFDKARTALEMAVRINPGYATAYENLGDVYAKLASQSYSKSLQLNATNPQASQKIALLKTVLTPATPAAPAAPAKSK; this is encoded by the coding sequence ATGTCACATTCCTTGCCACGTTTGTCGGTTGTTCTGCGCCTGCTCGCTGCGTCAGTCCTGGTGGCTTCGGCGACGGTTCACGCAGACGACTATGGCGATGTCAGCCAGTTGCTCAAGACGGGCAAACTCGCCGAAGCCCAGGCCAAGGTCGACCTGTACCTCACCGTCAAGCCCAAAGACCCGCAAATGCGCTTTCTGAAGTCGGCGGTGCAGTCGGCCGCGGGCCAGCCTGCCGATGCCATCACCACGCTGACCGCGCTGACCCAGGAATTCCCCGAGTTGCCCGAGCCCTACAACAACCTCGCCGTGTTGTACGCCAGCCAGAACCAGTTTGACAAAGCCCGCACCGCGCTGGAAATGGCCGTGCGTATCAACCCGGGCTACGCCACCGCTTATGAAAACCTGGGCGACGTGTACGCCAAGCTGGCCAGCCAGTCCTACAGCAAATCGCTGCAACTCAACGCCACCAACCCCCAGGCTTCCCAAAAAATAGCGCTGTTGAAGACCGTGCTGACGCCTGCGACACCGGCTGCGCCCGCTGCACCGGCCAAATCCAAGTAA
- a CDS encoding acetyl-CoA carboxylase carboxyltransferase subunit alpha, giving the protein MAKRTFLDFEQPISDLETKIEELRYVQTESAVDISEEIDQLSKKSQQLTKDIYSVLTPWQITKIARHAERPYTLDYVNEIFTDFVELHGDRHFSDDLSIVGGLARFNGTACMVLGHQKGRDTKERGLRNFGMTKPEGYRKALRLMKTAEKFGLPVFTFVDTPGAYPGIDAEERGQSEAIGRNIFEMAQLEVPIITTIIGEGGSGGALAISVADQVVMLQYSIYSVISPEGCASILWKTSDKASEAAEALGITAHRLKALGVIDKIVNEPVGGAHRDHKQMAAFLKRALNDAYRQVSDLKTKELLDRRYDRLQSYGRFTDTKAESK; this is encoded by the coding sequence TTGGCTAAAAGAACATTTCTCGACTTCGAACAGCCCATCTCGGACCTGGAAACCAAAATCGAAGAGCTGCGCTACGTGCAGACCGAGTCGGCCGTCGATATCTCCGAAGAAATCGACCAGCTGAGCAAAAAGAGCCAGCAGCTCACCAAAGACATCTACAGCGTGCTCACGCCCTGGCAGATCACCAAGATCGCCCGCCACGCCGAACGCCCCTATACGCTGGATTACGTGAATGAAATATTCACCGATTTTGTCGAGTTGCACGGCGACCGCCATTTCTCCGACGACCTGAGCATCGTGGGCGGCTTGGCCCGTTTCAACGGCACCGCCTGCATGGTGCTGGGCCACCAAAAAGGCCGCGACACCAAAGAACGCGGCCTGCGCAACTTCGGCATGACCAAGCCCGAGGGCTACCGCAAGGCCCTGCGCCTGATGAAAACCGCCGAGAAATTCGGTCTGCCAGTGTTTACCTTTGTGGATACGCCCGGTGCCTACCCCGGCATCGACGCCGAAGAGCGTGGCCAGTCCGAAGCCATTGGCCGCAACATCTTCGAGATGGCGCAGCTGGAAGTGCCCATCATCACCACCATCATCGGCGAAGGCGGCTCCGGCGGCGCGTTGGCGATCTCGGTAGCCGACCAGGTGGTGATGCTGCAATATTCGATTTATTCCGTCATCAGCCCCGAAGGCTGTGCCTCGATTCTGTGGAAAACCTCGGACAAGGCCTCTGAGGCCGCCGAAGCCCTGGGCATCACCGCCCACCGCCTCAAGGCCCTGGGTGTGATCGACAAGATCGTGAACGAGCCCGTGGGCGGCGCCCACCGGGACCACAAGCAGATGGCCGCTTTCTTGAAGCGTGCCCTGAACGATGCCTACCGCCAGGTCAGCGACCTGAAGACCAAGGAACTGCTGGACCGCCGCTACGACCGCCTGCAGAGCTACGGTCGCTTCACCGATACCAAGGCCGAGAGCAAATAA